In Rathayibacter sp. VKM Ac-2762, one DNA window encodes the following:
- a CDS encoding NUDIX domain-containing protein, which yields MTSEDPGADAVLPRHPFDASLGDGWVEIGDGRRFWGRFGAAGLLLRDPSGRVLLQHRVSWSHFGDTWGLPGGARHPEETAFEAALRESEEEAGVPADLIRPVLSSVVVIGPWSYSTVLAESREHFTPRISDAESTELRWVAPDEVDSLPLHPGFGAAWPGLRALGSSIPVLVVDAANVVGSRPDGWWRDRAGAAERLLATLARLAEAGVPGRLLGIDADTVWPRIAVVLEGAARAARPEAGALTERLTVHSADGSGDDAIVELVGALETAVVVTADRGLAARVEALGAAVVGPRSLLDLLDPARE from the coding sequence ATGACCAGCGAGGACCCCGGCGCGGACGCCGTGCTCCCGCGTCACCCCTTCGACGCGTCGCTCGGCGACGGCTGGGTCGAGATCGGCGACGGACGCCGCTTCTGGGGGCGCTTCGGCGCCGCCGGCCTCCTCCTGCGCGATCCGTCGGGACGCGTCCTGCTCCAGCACCGCGTCAGCTGGAGCCACTTCGGGGACACCTGGGGGCTGCCCGGCGGCGCCCGTCACCCCGAGGAGACGGCCTTCGAGGCGGCCCTCCGGGAGTCGGAGGAGGAGGCGGGCGTCCCCGCCGACCTGATCCGGCCCGTGCTCTCCAGCGTCGTCGTGATCGGACCGTGGAGCTACTCCACAGTCCTGGCCGAGTCCCGCGAGCACTTCACTCCCCGCATCAGCGACGCCGAGAGCACCGAGCTGCGCTGGGTCGCCCCCGACGAGGTCGACTCCCTGCCGCTGCACCCGGGCTTCGGAGCGGCCTGGCCGGGCCTGCGCGCGCTCGGCTCCTCGATCCCGGTGCTCGTCGTGGACGCCGCCAACGTGGTCGGCTCACGCCCCGACGGCTGGTGGCGCGACCGCGCCGGCGCCGCGGAGCGCCTCCTCGCCACCCTGGCCCGCCTCGCGGAGGCAGGCGTCCCCGGCCGTCTCCTGGGGATCGACGCCGACACGGTCTGGCCGCGCATCGCCGTGGTGCTCGAGGGAGCGGCGCGCGCCGCCCGCCCGGAGGCGGGCGCTCTCACGGAGCGGCTCACGGTCCACTCGGCCGACGGCTCGGGCGACGACGCGATCGTCGAGCTGGTCGGCGCGCTCGAGACCGCGGTCGTCGTCACGGCCGACCGGGGACTGGCCGCCCGCGTCGAGGCGCTCGGGGCCGCCGTGGTCGGTCCGCGCTCGCTGCTCGACCTCCTCGATCCCGCCCGGGAATAG
- the trxA gene encoding thioredoxin, with the protein MATTAMTLDSHDQTIADGIVLIDFWADWCGPCKQFAPVFEATSEKNADITFAKVDTEDQQQLAASYGISSIPTLVVYRDGIPLMAQPGALPAPALDNLIEQVRGLDMVEVRRQYQEAKAAQEAGAAPQA; encoded by the coding sequence ATGGCTACGACTGCGATGACCCTCGACTCCCACGACCAGACGATCGCCGACGGCATCGTCCTCATCGATTTCTGGGCCGACTGGTGCGGCCCGTGCAAGCAGTTCGCTCCGGTCTTCGAGGCCACGAGCGAGAAGAACGCCGACATCACGTTCGCGAAGGTCGACACGGAGGACCAGCAGCAGCTCGCCGCGAGCTACGGCATCTCCTCCATCCCCACCCTCGTGGTGTACCGCGACGGCATCCCGCTGATGGCTCAGCCCGGCGCCCTGCCCGCCCCCGCGCTCGACAACCTGATCGAGCAGGTCCGCGGCCTCGACATGGTCGAGGTGCGCCGCCAGTACCAGGAGGCGAAGGCCGCTCAGGAGGCCGGCGCCGCCCCACAGGCCTGA
- a CDS encoding phosphoenolpyruvate carboxylase translates to MRADVHLLGELLGQVLRESGEPSLYEDVERLRALTISAYDSGDAAGTAEAEEFVASLTLERAEEVARAFTCYFHLVNVAEEFHRVRVLRRREADAGAQSPEDSILASMRRLTGELGEDEAFARLSRLEFRPVLTAHPTEARRRAVASTIRRISDLLEQRDDPRMGGVVLVEIRRRLLAEVDTLWRTAPLRESKPTPLDEVRTAMSVFDESLFSVLPRVYRRLDDALLGEGSGTRAPVAPAFVRLGTWIGGDRDGNPFVTAETTLAAVDIASEHVLMGLERVARRVGRALTLDASTTPPSAAVEALWASCVERAPELAADIAERSPNEAHRRVLLFAAERLAATRSEGPLAYSAAAELLAELRTLQESLVEAEDVRAAYGDLQDFVWQLETFGFHLAEIEVRQHSKVHRETIAAIRAGEELDERGLEVLSVFRAIAKVQERFGTDAARRYIVSFTQSADDLRTVFELAEAATDGKPPIIDAVPLFETFADLDASTDILAEMIRLPQVQARLAATGNRLEVMLGYSDSSKDVGPVSATLALYDAQARIAQWAADEGIVLTLFHGRGGALGRGGGPANRAVLAQPPGSVDGRFKLTEQGEVIFARYGNPDIATRHIEQVAGATLLASSPAVGERNAGAAERFAEVAATMDRESRRRFFELVKADGFAPWFARVTPQEEVGLLALGSRPARRGLSVESLEDLRAIPWVFAWTQARVNLTGWFGLGSALEAVGDLDLLREAYASWPLFTTMVDNVEMSLAKTDEGIARRYLALDSRDDLAGLVLDEMALTRRWVLSITGEESLLTGHRVLGRAVRLRTPYVNALSLLQLRALKALRTDPGGSGTEQNQRLLLLAVNGVAAGLQNTG, encoded by the coding sequence CGGGCGTTCACCTGCTACTTCCACCTCGTCAACGTGGCGGAGGAGTTCCACCGCGTCCGCGTGCTGCGCCGGCGCGAGGCCGACGCCGGTGCGCAGTCGCCCGAGGACTCGATCCTCGCCTCGATGCGCCGGCTGACCGGGGAGCTCGGGGAGGACGAGGCGTTCGCGCGCCTGTCACGACTGGAGTTCCGCCCCGTCCTCACGGCGCACCCGACCGAGGCGCGCCGCCGCGCGGTGGCCTCGACCATCCGCCGCATCAGCGACCTGCTCGAGCAGCGCGACGACCCGCGCATGGGCGGCGTCGTGCTGGTGGAGATCCGCCGCAGGCTGCTGGCCGAGGTCGACACGCTGTGGCGCACCGCTCCGCTGCGCGAGTCCAAGCCCACTCCCCTCGACGAGGTGCGCACCGCGATGAGCGTCTTCGACGAGTCGCTGTTCTCGGTGCTCCCCCGCGTCTACCGCCGCCTCGACGACGCCCTGCTCGGCGAGGGCTCGGGCACCCGGGCTCCGGTCGCACCGGCCTTCGTCCGCCTGGGCACCTGGATCGGCGGCGACCGCGACGGCAACCCCTTCGTCACCGCCGAGACGACCCTCGCTGCGGTCGACATCGCCTCCGAGCACGTCCTCATGGGTCTCGAGCGCGTCGCCCGCCGCGTGGGCCGCGCGCTGACCCTCGACGCCTCGACCACTCCCCCGTCGGCCGCCGTCGAGGCGCTCTGGGCCTCCTGCGTCGAGCGGGCTCCCGAGCTCGCCGCCGACATCGCCGAGCGCTCGCCCAACGAGGCGCACCGCCGCGTCCTGCTCTTCGCGGCCGAGCGCCTGGCCGCGACCCGGTCCGAGGGGCCGCTGGCCTACTCCGCCGCCGCCGAGCTGCTGGCCGAGCTGCGCACCCTCCAGGAGTCCCTGGTCGAGGCCGAGGACGTCCGCGCCGCCTACGGCGACCTCCAGGACTTCGTCTGGCAGCTCGAGACCTTCGGCTTCCACCTCGCCGAGATCGAGGTGCGCCAGCACTCGAAGGTGCACCGCGAGACGATCGCCGCGATCCGCGCCGGCGAGGAGCTCGACGAGCGCGGCCTCGAGGTCCTGTCGGTGTTCCGGGCGATCGCGAAGGTCCAGGAGCGCTTCGGCACCGACGCGGCGAGGCGGTACATCGTCTCCTTCACGCAGTCGGCCGACGACCTGCGGACGGTCTTCGAACTGGCCGAGGCGGCGACCGACGGCAAGCCGCCGATCATCGACGCGGTCCCGCTCTTCGAGACCTTCGCCGACCTCGACGCCTCGACCGACATCCTCGCCGAGATGATCCGCCTCCCCCAGGTGCAGGCGCGCCTCGCGGCCACCGGCAACCGGCTCGAGGTGATGCTCGGCTACTCCGACTCGTCGAAGGACGTCGGACCGGTCTCGGCGACGCTCGCGCTCTACGACGCGCAGGCGCGCATCGCGCAGTGGGCGGCCGACGAGGGCATCGTGCTCACGCTGTTCCACGGGCGCGGCGGAGCGCTCGGCCGCGGCGGCGGGCCGGCCAACCGGGCCGTCCTCGCGCAGCCGCCCGGATCGGTGGACGGCCGCTTCAAGCTGACGGAGCAGGGCGAGGTCATCTTCGCCCGCTACGGCAACCCGGACATCGCCACCCGGCACATCGAGCAGGTGGCGGGAGCGACGCTGCTCGCCTCCTCCCCCGCGGTCGGCGAGCGCAACGCGGGCGCCGCGGAGCGCTTCGCCGAGGTGGCGGCGACGATGGACCGCGAGTCGCGCCGCCGCTTCTTCGAGCTCGTGAAGGCCGACGGCTTCGCGCCGTGGTTCGCCCGGGTCACCCCGCAGGAGGAGGTAGGCCTGCTCGCCCTCGGCTCGCGTCCGGCCCGCCGCGGCCTCTCCGTCGAGTCGCTCGAGGACCTGCGAGCGATCCCGTGGGTCTTCGCCTGGACCCAGGCCCGCGTCAACCTGACCGGCTGGTTCGGGCTGGGCAGCGCGCTCGAGGCCGTCGGCGACCTCGACCTGCTCCGCGAGGCCTACGCCTCCTGGCCGCTGTTCACGACGATGGTCGACAACGTCGAGATGTCGCTCGCGAAGACCGACGAGGGCATCGCCCGCCGGTACCTCGCCCTCGACTCCCGCGACGACCTCGCCGGACTCGTGCTCGACGAGATGGCGCTCACCCGCCGGTGGGTGCTCTCGATCACCGGCGAGGAGAGCCTGCTCACGGGCCACCGCGTGCTCGGCCGTGCCGTGCGCCTGCGCACCCCGTACGTCAACGCGCTCTCGCTCCTGCAGCTGCGCGCACTGAAGGCGCTCCGCACCGACCCGGGCGGATCCGGGACGGAGCAGAACCAGCGGCTGCTCCTGCTCGCGGTCAACGGAGTCGCGGCGGGGCTGCAGAACACCGGCTGA
- a CDS encoding VanZ family protein, translating to MRRSRPLRLATLAWLALIALITLTPAPYPAGEPNALIRGIIAFLASTPLTGWFDFDVAEFTANVLLFVPLGALIAAQLPAGRRLWAAAIGLAVSAAVETAQLLWLPTRVSDVQDLVSNGSGSLIGALLTIALLRFSPRRRSRKDRTAHAR from the coding sequence ATGCGCCGCTCGAGACCCCTCCGCCTCGCGACGCTCGCCTGGCTCGCGCTGATCGCCCTGATCACGCTGACGCCCGCGCCCTACCCGGCCGGGGAGCCCAACGCGCTGATCCGCGGGATCATCGCGTTCCTCGCCTCCACGCCGCTCACCGGCTGGTTCGACTTCGACGTGGCGGAGTTCACCGCGAACGTGCTGCTCTTCGTGCCACTCGGTGCGCTGATCGCCGCGCAGCTGCCGGCGGGGCGCCGCCTGTGGGCCGCCGCCATCGGGCTCGCCGTGTCGGCGGCCGTCGAGACCGCGCAGCTGCTGTGGCTGCCGACCCGCGTCTCCGACGTGCAGGACCTCGTCTCGAACGGCAGCGGCTCCCTGATCGGCGCCCTGCTGACGATCGCGCTGCTCCGCTTCTCCCCCCGCCGCCGCTCCCGGAAGGACCGCACCGCCCATGCCCGCTGA